Proteins encoded in a region of the Flavobacterium sp. MDT1-60 genome:
- a CDS encoding efflux RND transporter periplasmic adaptor subunit translates to MNPGNTRIQKILTQINVQQIKTNMKMKNVIITSFILALVLSSCADKAQAPAPAAPLLPVLAIQNSDAVTDAEYPASIQGTVDVEIRPQVSGNLDRVLVDEGAYVNKGQTLFKINERPFREQLNNALASLHASEAALINAQLEVDKLTPLVQNKVVSDYQLKTAKASQKIAAANIEQARAMVESAKINLGYTNVTAPVSGYIGRLPKKQGSLVSATDIEPLTKLSDVHEVFVYFSLGETDFIKFKSQYAGNTLGDKIKKLPPVTLILADNNAYAQSGKIDMVDGQFDKNTGAITLRATFPNANGTLRSGNTGKIRLGINHDDAILVPQSATIEMQDKVFVYTLNKGNKVNKMPITILGKSGTNYLIKDGVKSGDQIVLSGIDKLQEGQVIQPQKSTAEVAQIINKK, encoded by the coding sequence ATGAATCCCGGGAATACAAGAATACAAAAGATTTTAACTCAAATAAATGTCCAACAAATTAAAACCAATATGAAAATGAAAAATGTAATTATAACCAGTTTTATTCTGGCACTTGTACTAAGTAGTTGTGCAGATAAAGCGCAGGCTCCTGCTCCGGCAGCTCCTCTCCTGCCTGTTTTAGCGATTCAAAACTCTGATGCTGTTACTGATGCTGAATATCCAGCTTCGATACAAGGAACAGTAGACGTGGAGATTCGCCCGCAAGTAAGCGGAAACCTTGATCGCGTTTTAGTAGATGAAGGTGCTTATGTAAATAAAGGTCAAACTTTATTCAAAATAAACGAACGCCCTTTCCGTGAGCAATTAAATAATGCTTTGGCCAGCCTTCATGCTTCTGAAGCAGCTTTAATAAACGCTCAGTTAGAAGTAGACAAATTAACTCCTTTAGTACAAAATAAAGTAGTTTCTGATTATCAGTTAAAAACTGCCAAAGCTTCTCAAAAAATTGCTGCTGCTAATATCGAGCAAGCAAGAGCAATGGTAGAATCGGCTAAAATTAATTTAGGATACACTAATGTAACAGCCCCTGTTAGTGGTTACATTGGAAGATTACCTAAAAAACAAGGAAGTTTAGTTTCGGCTACTGATATTGAACCGTTAACCAAACTTTCTGATGTGCACGAAGTTTTTGTTTACTTCTCTTTAGGTGAAACTGATTTCATCAAATTCAAATCGCAATATGCAGGAAATACCCTTGGTGATAAAATCAAAAAATTACCTCCTGTAACTTTAATTCTTGCTGATAATAATGCTTATGCACAATCAGGAAAAATTGATATGGTGGATGGTCAATTTGATAAAAACACGGGTGCGATTACTTTAAGAGCGACTTTCCCAAATGCAAACGGAACTTTACGTTCTGGAAATACAGGAAAAATTCGTTTAGGAATCAATCATGACGATGCGATTCTGGTACCACAATCGGCTACGATAGAAATGCAGGATAAAGTGTTTGTTTATACCCTAAACAAAGGAAATAAAGTAAACAAAATGCCTATCACGATTCTTGGTAAAAGCGGAACCAATTACCTGATTAAAGATGGTGTAAAATCTGGCGACCAAATTGTATTGAGCGGAATCGATAAACTTCAGGAAGGACAAGTGATCCAACCTCAAAAATCAACTGCTGAAGTTGCCCAAATAATTAACAAAAAATAA
- a CDS encoding TetR/AcrR family transcriptional regulator: MASKDRILRQKEETRNNILGAAYDIVKEEGWNGLSMRKIADKIEYTAPIIYEYFSNKDAILTELTGKGFIKLSKELQEARAKFDKPEDQLEAMWMAYWDFAFTDTEMYQVMFGVQMNCCSQQCSAAEAPYKLFTAVIAEIMKNSNPSEDIIKQKYFTFFSVIHGLIAINIINKSDVMATINAQILKDAISGIIKSIQ; this comes from the coding sequence ATGGCAAGTAAAGATCGTATTTTAAGACAAAAAGAAGAGACAAGAAATAATATTCTTGGCGCTGCTTATGATATCGTAAAAGAAGAAGGTTGGAATGGTTTGAGTATGCGTAAGATTGCAGATAAAATTGAATATACAGCTCCTATCATCTATGAGTATTTTTCTAATAAAGATGCCATATTAACAGAGTTGACAGGCAAAGGTTTCATTAAGTTATCGAAAGAACTTCAGGAAGCCAGAGCAAAATTTGACAAACCAGAAGATCAATTAGAAGCCATGTGGATGGCCTATTGGGATTTTGCCTTTACAGACACTGAAATGTATCAGGTAATGTTTGGTGTACAAATGAATTGTTGTTCGCAGCAATGTTCAGCTGCAGAGGCGCCTTATAAATTATTTACTGCGGTCATAGCGGAAATTATGAAAAACAGTAATCCGAGTGAGGATATTATTAAACAGAAGTATTTTACTTTCTTTTCTGTTATTCACGGTTTAATTGCCATTAATATCATTAATAAAAGTGATGTCATGGCAACCATAAATGCTCAAATTTTAAAAGATGCCATTAGTGGTATCATCAAATCAATACAGTAA
- a CDS encoding IS4 family transposase, whose product MRERQLSDIKDQRLLKRGNIILDKLFKNSVHSIRQITQSDSEAKSFYRFLQNDNVSESDIIRNMRANCVSSCSNKVLLCIQDTTEVNLYNHKNRVKKDHYIGTTNAVKGGIGFLLHPSFVLDAQTLVPYGFSDVRIWNRPLEKLTKKQRDYNKLPIEEKESYKWIESSQNSKKVLSQAKEIIIIQDREGDIYEQFGIVPDQKTHLLVRARANRTLSNKTKLFDYIANQPPRGTYCIELEGDKRRNIKKREAILEVRYSGVTINKNDLSSKTAPQNITLNIIEAKEINTDVENPICWRLLTTINIENLETALNCISWYTCRWVIEEIFRILKKEGFNIEASELTYAKSIRKLSLLMMETIVKLFLMQIAYNCPEEEIESSSCFSEDEIKCLEYQIIALEGKTERLKNPYLSKDLKRYVWAIARLGGWKGYASERKPGITTFWIGMQKFTSIMQGWQLFQDVSRR is encoded by the coding sequence TTGAGAGAAAGACAATTAAGCGATATAAAGGATCAGCGTTTATTAAAGAGAGGAAACATAATTTTAGACAAATTATTTAAGAATAGTGTTCATTCGATTCGTCAAATTACTCAAAGTGATTCTGAAGCAAAATCTTTTTACCGTTTTTTGCAAAATGATAATGTTTCCGAATCAGATATTATACGCAATATGAGGGCTAATTGCGTTTCATCTTGCTCAAACAAAGTTCTTTTGTGTATTCAGGATACTACCGAAGTTAATTTATACAACCATAAAAACAGAGTAAAAAAGGATCATTACATTGGTACAACCAATGCCGTTAAGGGAGGTATTGGATTTTTACTTCATCCCAGTTTTGTTTTAGATGCTCAGACATTAGTTCCCTATGGTTTTTCTGATGTCAGGATATGGAATCGACCTTTGGAGAAACTAACTAAAAAACAGCGGGATTATAATAAACTTCCAATAGAAGAAAAAGAATCTTATAAATGGATAGAATCTTCACAAAACTCAAAAAAGGTATTAAGTCAAGCAAAAGAAATTATAATCATTCAGGATAGAGAAGGTGATATTTATGAGCAATTTGGGATTGTTCCCGACCAAAAAACACATCTATTAGTTCGAGCAAGAGCCAATAGAACTCTTTCAAATAAGACAAAACTTTTTGATTATATCGCAAACCAACCACCCAGAGGAACTTATTGTATAGAATTGGAGGGCGACAAGAGAAGAAATATAAAAAAGCGAGAAGCAATTTTAGAAGTTCGCTACTCTGGAGTAACAATAAACAAAAATGATTTAAGTTCTAAAACTGCTCCGCAAAATATCACACTTAATATCATAGAAGCCAAAGAAATAAATACCGATGTTGAAAATCCAATATGTTGGAGATTATTGACCACTATAAATATTGAGAATTTAGAAACAGCTTTGAACTGTATTTCTTGGTATACTTGCCGCTGGGTTATAGAAGAGATTTTTAGAATCTTAAAAAAAGAAGGCTTTAACATAGAGGCAAGTGAATTGACTTATGCTAAATCGATTCGCAAACTTTCCTTACTGATGATGGAAACTATTGTGAAGTTATTTTTAATGCAAATAGCCTATAATTGTCCTGAAGAAGAAATAGAATCCAGTAGTTGCTTTTCAGAAGATGAAATAAAATGTCTGGAATATCAAATAATAGCTTTAGAAGGGAAGACTGAGAGATTGAAAAACCCATATTTAAGTAAAGATTTAAAACGATATGTTTGGGCAATTGCCAGATTGGGTGGATGGAAAGGATATGCTTCAGAACGCAAACCTGGAATAACTACATTTTGGATTGGAATGCAGAAATTTACTTCAATTATGCAAGGATGGCAACTATTCCAAGATGTGTCCAGACGGTAG
- a CDS encoding ketopantoate reductase family protein, giving the protein MNSETIKIGILGIGGIGGFVGAPLVKKYKDSTTKIIFICRGETKNAIQNEGLLFESKGETEILFPNLVSDNPAEIGILDVLILTSKSYSIKDVLSTYKDCINAETIIITLQNVVNAKEIIRETLPHSGQIMEGCIYVASNVKKPGHIQHVGGPGKIFVGGKENKPLIDLLAAGGLDITYLENINETLWKKYLFVAPVAAITSAYKVSFGELLEDQNLMHILENMMIEIQLLALRNNISLTNEDIETAKNLLTKFPFESKSSLQLDFENNNQTEKQFLVDYVIENANKYGIQTPFYNNVNEKIRASYIVSKSE; this is encoded by the coding sequence ATGAACTCAGAAACAATAAAAATAGGAATACTTGGAATTGGTGGAATCGGCGGATTTGTTGGTGCTCCATTGGTAAAAAAATACAAAGACAGTACGACCAAAATCATTTTTATTTGCAGAGGCGAAACTAAAAACGCCATTCAAAATGAAGGTTTATTGTTTGAATCTAAAGGCGAAACAGAAATACTATTTCCTAATTTAGTATCTGATAATCCGGCAGAAATAGGAATTTTGGATGTATTAATCCTTACATCGAAATCTTATTCCATAAAAGATGTGTTGTCTACTTATAAAGATTGTATAAATGCTGAGACTATTATAATCACTTTGCAAAACGTGGTAAATGCCAAAGAAATTATCCGTGAGACATTACCTCACTCAGGTCAAATTATGGAAGGTTGTATTTATGTTGCTTCGAATGTAAAGAAACCAGGACATATACAGCATGTTGGTGGTCCCGGAAAAATTTTCGTTGGCGGAAAAGAAAATAAACCTTTGATCGATTTATTAGCAGCTGGAGGTCTGGACATTACTTATCTGGAAAATATTAATGAAACGTTATGGAAGAAATATTTGTTTGTTGCGCCGGTTGCAGCCATAACTTCTGCTTATAAAGTTAGTTTTGGTGAACTTTTGGAAGATCAAAATTTAATGCATATTTTGGAGAATATGATGATTGAGATTCAATTGCTTGCTCTCAGAAACAATATCAGTTTGACAAACGAAGACATTGAAACCGCTAAAAATTTATTGACTAAATTTCCATTTGAATCGAAATCGTCTTTGCAATTGGATTTTGAAAACAACAATCAGACTGAAAAACAATTTTTGGTTGATTATGTAATTGAAAATGCCAATAAATACGGAATTCAAACTCCATTTTATAATAATGTGAATGAGAAAATAAGAGCTTCTTATATCGTTTCTAAATCAGAATGA
- a CDS encoding AraC family transcriptional regulator encodes MKDTFFIYKDFEIYSVEELTWKKEVHRHNFFELLYIEYGKGNHILNSIHHDYKEHDIYLLTPKDYHSFKTLKPTKFHCLRFLPNFFSNKKEIEEIEKLFYYHNQTNGNLIFLEDDKAFCEILIVKILDEVAKPKGQNELIIKSLMTALIQIIRRNAALNENNLNLQTTEILKIDTILSYIRSNIANPHLLKKKEMSSHFNVSIHYIGEYFKNHLNITLRDYIVQTKLKVVTEKMTKSNLTFSEIGNDLGFIDSSHFNKFMMKSTGISPSEFKKSLSIS; translated from the coding sequence ATGAAAGACACCTTTTTTATATACAAAGATTTCGAAATTTATTCTGTCGAAGAATTGACGTGGAAGAAGGAAGTCCACCGACACAATTTTTTCGAATTACTCTACATTGAATACGGAAAAGGAAATCACATCTTAAATTCAATTCATCACGATTATAAAGAACACGATATTTATTTGCTCACGCCAAAAGATTATCATTCGTTTAAAACCCTAAAACCAACAAAGTTTCATTGCCTGCGCTTTTTACCTAATTTCTTTTCGAATAAAAAAGAAATCGAAGAGATCGAAAAATTGTTTTATTACCACAATCAAACCAATGGAAATTTAATTTTTCTTGAAGATGATAAAGCGTTTTGCGAAATACTTATTGTAAAAATATTAGACGAAGTTGCCAAACCAAAAGGGCAAAACGAACTTATAATCAAAAGTTTAATGACGGCATTGATTCAAATAATTCGCCGAAATGCCGCTTTAAATGAAAACAATTTAAATTTACAAACTACTGAAATATTAAAGATTGATACAATTTTAAGCTATATTCGATCAAACATTGCAAACCCGCATTTGCTGAAGAAAAAAGAAATGTCCAGTCATTTTAATGTTTCGATCCATTACATTGGCGAATATTTTAAAAATCATTTAAATATTACTTTAAGAGATTATATTGTGCAGACCAAGCTTAAAGTTGTAACCGAAAAAATGACCAAAAGCAATTTAACTTTTTCAGAAATTGGTAACGATTTAGGTTTTATTGATAGTAGTCATTTTAATAAATTCATGATGAAAAGCACCGGAATCTCACCATCCGAATTTAAAAAATCGTTAAGCATTTCTTAG
- a CDS encoding bifunctional helix-turn-helix transcriptional regulator/GNAT family N-acetyltransferase — MVLEKSKSLVLGNLLQRLTENLRKEAQLFYRSQNIDFEPKWFPVIYVLSQRKAISVVELSQEIGYSHPTTISLLKELEKKELIGSTKDAKDERKRLITLTEKANELIQQLQPLWAVMTQALVELTDTENNLYKAINEVNQNLKTKNLFDRMTTIKEMSLNTPEKAIVNDIKVEKIEDPKLESIAFAIRRQVFVEEQNVSQERESMDDAEAIHYLATVNGLPAGTARYRIMEKGAKIERIAVLSTYRGKKVGEAILKKIVEDLRDEKKIYLYAQVNASPFYIKNGFTQTNNYFLDAGIEHVEMDLVK, encoded by the coding sequence ATGGTATTAGAAAAATCAAAATCATTAGTATTAGGGAATCTTTTGCAGCGTTTGACAGAGAACTTGCGGAAAGAAGCACAGCTATTTTACAGGAGTCAGAATATTGATTTTGAACCGAAATGGTTTCCGGTAATTTATGTGCTTTCGCAAAGAAAGGCGATTAGTGTAGTGGAACTATCACAGGAAATTGGGTATTCTCATCCGACGACGATTTCTCTTTTGAAGGAATTAGAGAAAAAAGAACTTATTGGTTCTACTAAAGATGCCAAAGACGAAAGAAAACGACTGATCACACTCACAGAAAAAGCAAATGAACTCATACAACAACTGCAACCGTTGTGGGCTGTTATGACGCAGGCTTTAGTGGAATTGACTGATACCGAGAATAATTTGTACAAAGCCATAAACGAAGTAAATCAAAACTTAAAAACAAAAAACCTTTTTGACCGAATGACAACAATTAAAGAAATGAGCCTTAATACTCCTGAAAAAGCAATAGTTAATGATATTAAAGTAGAGAAAATTGAAGATCCTAAACTAGAATCGATCGCATTTGCTATTAGAAGGCAAGTTTTTGTTGAAGAGCAAAATGTATCGCAGGAACGCGAATCTATGGATGATGCCGAGGCGATTCATTATCTCGCAACGGTAAACGGTTTGCCTGCCGGAACGGCGCGCTACAGAATTATGGAGAAAGGAGCAAAAATTGAACGTATTGCGGTTTTGAGTACTTATCGCGGAAAAAAAGTTGGAGAAGCTATTCTGAAAAAAATTGTGGAAGATTTACGCGACGAAAAGAAGATTTACCTTTATGCGCAGGTCAATGCCAGTCCGTTTTATATTAAAAACGGATTTACACAAACCAATAATTATTTCCTGGATGCCGGAATTGAGCATGTCGAAATGGATTTGGTTAAATAA
- a CDS encoding SMP-30/gluconolactonase/LRE family protein — protein sequence MTPFQLKIKSHLLFVIAFTFTNFIYAQLSAEKNHNLIAKGAVLTKLSDQYSFTEGPAADKKGNIYFTDQPNNRIMKWSVNGELSVFMENAGRANGLYFDHEGYLLACADEKNEIWKIDQNKNTTVLINNYEGKRLNGPNDLWVDPKGGIYFTDPFYKRDYWIHTSKEIEKECVYYLSPDKSKIINVDDELVKPNGIIGTSDGKTLFVADISANKTYSYTINSDGSLGKKTLFTESGSDGMTIDESGNIYLTGKGVTVFNPQGEKITHIEVPEPWTANVCFGGKKFKTLFITAGKSVYTLEMNVRGMK from the coding sequence ATGACTCCATTCCAACTTAAAATAAAATCACACCTTCTATTTGTTATTGCTTTTACTTTTACAAATTTTATATACGCTCAGCTATCAGCAGAAAAAAACCATAACTTAATTGCAAAAGGCGCAGTTCTGACAAAACTATCCGATCAATACAGTTTTACCGAAGGACCTGCCGCAGATAAAAAAGGAAATATTTATTTTACCGATCAGCCTAATAACAGAATCATGAAATGGTCCGTTAATGGCGAACTTTCTGTTTTTATGGAAAATGCAGGAAGAGCTAACGGTTTGTACTTTGATCACGAAGGCTACCTTTTGGCTTGTGCCGATGAAAAAAATGAAATTTGGAAAATAGACCAAAACAAAAATACTACTGTACTAATAAACAACTACGAAGGAAAAAGGCTGAATGGCCCCAATGATCTTTGGGTAGATCCAAAAGGCGGTATCTATTTTACTGATCCTTTTTACAAAAGAGATTACTGGATACATACCTCCAAAGAAATAGAGAAAGAATGTGTTTACTATTTATCTCCGGATAAATCCAAAATTATTAACGTTGACGATGAGCTTGTAAAACCCAATGGAATTATTGGGACTTCGGATGGAAAAACGTTATTCGTAGCGGATATATCGGCAAATAAAACGTACTCTTACACCATCAACAGTGATGGTTCTTTAGGCAAAAAAACGCTGTTTACGGAATCCGGTTCAGATGGAATGACAATAGACGAATCCGGAAACATTTACTTAACCGGAAAAGGAGTTACCGTATTTAATCCACAGGGAGAAAAAATAACCCATATTGAGGTTCCTGAACCGTGGACAGCAAACGTTTGTTTTGGAGGGAAAAAATTTAAAACATTATTTATTACTGCCGGTAAAAGTGTTTATACGTTAGAAATGAACGTTCGGGGAATGAAATAA
- a CDS encoding zinc-binding alcohol dehydrogenase family protein, with protein sequence MKAIGFKTSLPIDKEDSFIEFETPKPIPGAHDLLVKIEAVSVNPVDFKIRQNSAKETVLETPKIIGWDAVGTVEAVGDQVSLFKVGDEVFYAGDITKQGSNAEYQIIEERIVGRRPKSLSTEQAAAMPLTGLTAWEILFDRIRINPEKDKGKSILIIGGAGGVGSVAIQLAKKVAGLTVIATASRPESIEWCKQQGADFVVNHKNLIEEVRNAGFQQVDFILDLVDANQYWNAFTQLIKPQGHIGSISTPDENVNLLQLKSKSVSFHWESMFTRSTFQTEDRIRQHHILNELANLLDNGTIQSTLKTTLNGLTVSNFKKAHELLESGTTIGKIAIKF encoded by the coding sequence ATGAAAGCAATAGGATTTAAAACCTCGTTACCCATAGATAAAGAAGATAGTTTCATTGAATTTGAAACTCCAAAACCAATTCCGGGAGCGCATGATTTGTTAGTTAAGATCGAAGCTGTTTCTGTTAATCCGGTTGATTTTAAAATTCGCCAGAATAGTGCCAAAGAAACTGTTTTAGAAACTCCAAAAATTATAGGCTGGGATGCTGTGGGAACTGTCGAAGCTGTTGGTGATCAGGTTAGTTTATTTAAAGTAGGAGACGAAGTTTTCTATGCAGGCGATATTACCAAACAAGGCAGTAATGCCGAATATCAAATTATTGAAGAACGTATTGTGGGTAGAAGGCCCAAATCACTTTCAACAGAACAGGCGGCCGCAATGCCGTTAACCGGTTTAACAGCCTGGGAAATCTTATTTGACCGAATTCGTATCAATCCGGAGAAAGATAAAGGCAAAAGTATTTTAATCATTGGCGGCGCAGGCGGAGTAGGTTCGGTTGCCATTCAATTGGCCAAGAAAGTGGCGGGATTAACAGTAATCGCTACAGCTTCGCGTCCTGAATCTATCGAATGGTGTAAACAACAAGGCGCCGACTTCGTAGTAAATCATAAAAATTTGATTGAAGAAGTTCGTAATGCAGGTTTTCAGCAAGTTGATTTTATTTTGGATTTGGTTGACGCCAATCAGTATTGGAATGCATTTACACAACTAATAAAACCTCAGGGACATATTGGTTCTATTAGTACTCCTGACGAAAATGTGAATCTTCTTCAATTAAAAAGTAAAAGTGTCAGTTTTCATTGGGAATCGATGTTTACACGCTCGACGTTTCAAACAGAAGACAGGATCAGGCAGCATCATATTTTAAACGAATTAGCCAATTTATTAGATAATGGTACGATTCAGTCTACCTTAAAAACGACACTGAATGGTCTAACTGTTTCCAATTTCAAAAAAGCGCATGAGTTACTGGAATCAGGAACTACGATCGGAAAAATTGCGATTAAATTTTAA
- a CDS encoding cupin domain-containing protein — translation MKLASTITIAVLTLFIQQSAQAQEVKKETTSTEPKYTIENCVNHFELDKATKTKVGYQYWFADKNFTQENTLKMSIVEPGKSTHAPHHHVEEEFFFILEGTAQFYLDGKTITAGPNTSFYCPSNMEHGISNVGKTDLKYLVIKKDLK, via the coding sequence ATGAAACTAGCCTCAACCATCACCATTGCAGTTCTTACATTATTCATACAGCAATCTGCACAAGCACAGGAAGTAAAAAAAGAAACGACTTCAACAGAACCAAAATATACGATTGAAAATTGTGTTAACCACTTTGAATTAGACAAAGCCACCAAAACAAAAGTAGGTTATCAATATTGGTTTGCCGATAAAAACTTCACTCAGGAAAACACACTCAAAATGAGTATCGTCGAGCCTGGGAAATCAACACACGCTCCGCATCACCATGTCGAAGAAGAATTCTTTTTCATTCTCGAAGGTACAGCTCAATTCTATCTTGACGGAAAAACCATAACCGCTGGTCCCAATACCAGTTTTTATTGTCCCTCCAATATGGAACACGGAATTAGTAATGTTGGAAAAACGGATTTGAAGTATTTGGTGATTAAGAAGGATTTGAAGTAG
- a CDS encoding gluconokinase, with product MESFYIGIDIGTTATKAICFDIHGNVIKQVSNAYPMYHPKPDWSVQNPQEILQTVLDCIAEITKGIQPQFISFSSAMQSIIAIDETGNPLTDAVLWADNRANTIAEKIKNSEKGKHFYQKTGIPIHPFSPMTKIAWFKEFDSDIFSQTYKFISIKEYVWHHLTNEYCTDTSMASGTGLLNIHTLQWDPEILDFLNLKPEQLSTVCEVTHQCKGVSDDFLYIIGGGDGALANLGTGAMNKGCIALTIGTSGAVRLPIDKPYLDEQMRTQCYHLMDGQYLVLGAVNNGAIILQWLRETLLKTDQSFEVLFEEAEKISAGSEGLLFVPYLLGERAPIWDAAAQGALLGIQITHTQAHLVRATLEGILFGLFQITEILLPDPEKRKQTKIMASGGFGKSELWLQMVADIFQMQVETSQTIEGSAWGAVLIGMKSMDKDISYENNTGNTFYPNTDHKSVYEAAFTKFKKVYPILRDL from the coding sequence ATGGAATCATTTTATATAGGAATCGACATTGGAACCACGGCCACAAAAGCCATTTGTTTTGACATACACGGAAATGTGATTAAACAGGTTTCAAATGCCTATCCGATGTATCATCCAAAACCGGATTGGAGTGTGCAAAATCCGCAAGAGATTTTACAGACTGTCCTAGATTGTATTGCAGAAATTACGAAAGGAATTCAGCCACAGTTTATTAGTTTCAGTTCAGCCATGCAAAGTATTATCGCTATTGATGAAACCGGTAACCCCTTAACTGATGCTGTTTTATGGGCCGATAACAGAGCTAATACCATTGCTGAAAAAATTAAGAATTCTGAAAAGGGAAAGCATTTTTATCAAAAAACCGGAATCCCAATTCACCCTTTTTCACCTATGACCAAAATTGCATGGTTTAAAGAATTTGATTCCGATATTTTTTCTCAAACCTATAAATTCATTAGTATTAAAGAATATGTTTGGCACCATCTTACGAATGAATATTGTACAGATACTTCAATGGCATCCGGAACCGGATTGTTAAATATTCATACTTTACAATGGGATCCCGAAATTTTAGATTTTTTAAACCTAAAACCAGAGCAATTATCTACAGTTTGTGAAGTAACCCATCAATGCAAAGGAGTTTCAGATGATTTTCTGTACATAATAGGCGGTGGCGACGGCGCTTTGGCTAATCTGGGAACAGGAGCGATGAATAAAGGTTGTATAGCTCTAACCATTGGTACCAGTGGAGCCGTACGATTACCCATCGATAAACCATATCTCGACGAGCAAATGCGAACCCAGTGTTACCATTTGATGGACGGCCAATATCTTGTTTTAGGAGCTGTAAATAACGGCGCTATTATTTTGCAATGGCTCAGGGAAACTTTATTGAAAACCGATCAGTCGTTTGAAGTGCTTTTTGAAGAAGCAGAAAAAATTTCCGCCGGTTCTGAAGGATTGCTATTCGTGCCTTATTTATTAGGTGAAAGAGCTCCAATTTGGGATGCAGCAGCACAAGGAGCTCTTTTAGGAATACAGATTACCCACACTCAGGCACATTTGGTAAGGGCGACTTTAGAAGGTATTTTATTTGGACTCTTTCAGATTACAGAAATTTTACTACCCGATCCTGAAAAAAGAAAACAAACCAAAATAATGGCCAGTGGTGGATTTGGTAAAAGTGAGCTTTGGCTCCAAATGGTTGCCGATATTTTTCAGATGCAGGTAGAAACCTCGCAAACTATTGAAGGTTCTGCCTGGGGCGCTGTCTTAATAGGTATGAAATCTATGGACAAAGATATTAGTTATGAAAACAATACCGGAAATACTTTTTATCCTAATACAGATCATAAAAGTGTTTATGAAGCTGCTTTTACTAAGTTTAAAAAAGTGTATCCAATATTGAGAGATTTATAA
- a CDS encoding VOC family protein: MAAINPYVHFNGNAEEAFTFYKSVFGGEFANISRYRDISSDQYPIPENDQNSIMHIALPIGKTGVLMASDVMQAMGKVNETDNRYTVSIIAESKEEADKLFSGLSAGGKIEMPLIDGPSGNYFGMFADKFAVQWMVNYNPKFSGKL, encoded by the coding sequence ATGGCAGCGATTAATCCTTATGTACATTTCAACGGAAATGCCGAAGAAGCTTTTACGTTTTACAAATCTGTTTTTGGCGGCGAGTTTGCCAATATCAGTCGGTATCGGGACATCTCGAGTGATCAATATCCAATACCGGAGAATGATCAAAACAGCATTATGCACATTGCCTTGCCTATTGGTAAAACTGGTGTATTAATGGCAAGCGACGTCATGCAGGCTATGGGAAAAGTCAACGAAACCGATAACAGATACACTGTTTCCATCATTGCAGAAAGCAAGGAAGAAGCCGATAAACTTTTCAGCGGACTTTCAGCAGGCGGTAAAATTGAAATGCCCTTAATTGATGGCCCTTCAGGAAATTACTTTGGAATGTTTGCGGATAAATTTGCCGTTCAGTGGATGGTAAATTATAATCCGAAATTCAGCGGAAAGCTATAA